In Papaver somniferum cultivar HN1 chromosome 1, ASM357369v1, whole genome shotgun sequence, a genomic segment contains:
- the LOC113276068 gene encoding beta-galactosidase-like: MRISSVYRFIGFGGAIPHRPAEDVAYSVAKCIQIGGSFMNYYMTIFDAPGGNDPLDLDMGIMGKGQVWIYGQSIRRHWSAYKAYGKCGVCNYAGEYNENKCASNCGEPSQRWYHVPLSWLNPTGNLMVIFEELGGNPSGIILDKKDVHTVCTNIYEAQPSLASYLALANGKYIVPLKPKAHLWCTPGKKISSIKFASFGTPEGVCGSFSEGMRHHAHKL, from the exons ATGAGGATTTCTTCCGTTTATAGGTTTATAGGATTCGGGGGTGCAATTCCTCATAGACCTGCTGAAGATGTAGCATACTCGGTTGCCAAATGTATACAAATTGGTGGATCATTCATGAATTATTACATG ACTATTTTTGATGCACCAGGTGGAAATGATCCTTTGGATTTAGATATGGGCATCATGGGAAAAGGTCAAGTATGGATATATGGGCAGAGCATTAGACGCCATTGGTCGGCATATAAAGCATATGGAAAGTGTGGTGTTTGTAATTATGCTGGAGAATATAATGAGAATAAGTGCGCTAGTAACTGCGGAGAACCCTCGCAAAGATG GTACCATGTTCCTCTTTCATGGTTGAACCCCACCGGAAACTTGATGGTTATTTTTGAAGAATTGGGTGGTAATCCAAGTGGAATTATTTTGGATAAAAAAGATGTACACACTGTTTGTACTAATATTTATGAAGCACAACCATCACTGGCGAGTTATTTGGCTCTTGCCAATGGAAAATATATAGTACCGTTGAAGCCAAAAGCCCATCTTTGGTGTACGCCGGGGAAGAAAATTTCTTCAATAAAGTTTGCAAGCTTTGGAACTCCTGAAGGAGTTTGTGGGAGCTTTAGTGAAGGAATGCGTCATCATGCTCACAAATTATGA
- the LOC113340135 gene encoding midasin-like, protein MEDTWIDRYFDRLSLKVTHEGSPKQLIYPRSGIKEQPIDLDSSLKMFFQEVAFVADDWKDVRRKYDDRRSFHRFLRMLEKTGLDKYALNQDIDISISYQPNRWHSLDAQSYVMDANECYSGSLSLLQLMQRICSESGDDFRREQAKLLESFLGDLIKIQQEQRFVAYSFSEHLEQLRKSDTAAFSSDAVDDHGDRHKCPLTHNTVVSCLWQQKHLFDSLYIMSRESAWLLKKLKKSNKILDIIAVFISEFKESKELLDRYLFDEAGLFHNHPVQLVLGDNHTILEAFGGCIKNLQEQGVERKSVDETLLGCFIDVVNMYYNRAEPGNPSGDTCSSLQYLFSEAAEKISELIYEAVEKLISVRSSDLTTGGSPLGCIALWRILFESSLINLRLDHICKNHSETVKLGAKLLDTATNNQLDQIGLAINKLLTVGESVLVEFIAMHKTVYTRSFNFVHWNHTLFIMF, encoded by the exons ATGGAGGATACATGGATAGACAGATACTTTGATAGGTTAAGTCTTAAAGTAACACATGAGGGTTCCCCAAAACAACTTATATATCCAAGATCTGGAATCAAGGAACAACCAATAGATTTAGACTCTTCACTTAAGATGTTTTTCCAAGAAGTAGCATTTGTTGCGGATGATTGGAAGGATGTCCGCAGAAAGTACGATGACAGGAGGTCATTCCATAGGTTTCTTCGGATGTTAGAAAAAACTGGCCTGGACAAGTATGCACTCAATCAG GATATTGACATCAGTATTAGTTACCAGCCAAATAGATGGCATTCTCTTGATGCTCAGTCGTATGTTATGGATGCAAATGAATGCTATAGTGGAAGCTTGTCGTTGTTGCAACTTATGCAAAGAATTTGTTCAGAATCTGGCGATGATTTCAGGCGAGAGCAG GCTAAGTTGTTGGAGTCTTTCCTCGGTGACCTCATCAAGATACAACAGGAGCAGCGGTTTGTTGCATATAGTTTCTCTGAGCATCTGGAACAATTGAGAAAATCTGATACAGCTGCATTTTCTTCCGATGCTGTTGATGATCATGGAGATAGGCACAAGTGTCCTCTTACCCACAACACCGTGGTCTCCTGTCTGTGGCAACAAAAG CATCTATTCGATAGTCTGTATATCATGTCACGTGAATCGGCCTGGTTGCTGAAGAAACTCAAAAAGTCCAACAAGATTCTTGACATCATCGCGGTTTTTATTTCAGAGTTCAAGGAATCAAAG GAATTGTTGGATCGGTATCTTTTCGATGAAGCTGGCCTCTTTCATAATCATCCGGTTCAATTGGTTTTGGGTGATAATCATACAATATTAGAAGCCTTTGGAGGGTGCATAAAAAATCTCCAGGAGCAAGGCGTTGAAAGAAAATCTGTCGATGAAACGCTGCTTGGATGTTTTATAGATGTAGTCAATATGTACTACAACCGTGCAGAGCCAGGCAATCCGTCTGGTGACACCTGTTCTTCCCTTCAATATTTGTTTTCTGAGGCTGCTGAGAAAATATCAGAGCTGATATATGAAGCAGTAGAGAAGCTAATTTCAGTCAGGTCTTCTGATCTTACCACCGGAGGCTCTCCACTTGGATGTATCGCTTTGTGGAGAATTCTGTTTGAATCATCTCTAATTAATCTTCGGTTGGATCACATATGTAAAAACCACAGTGAAACAGTCAAACTCGGG GCTAAACTGTTAGACACTGCCACAAATAATCAACTGGATCAAATTGGGCTGGCGATTAATAAACTATTGACTGTTGGGGAAAGTGTCCTAGTTGAATTTATCGCCATGCACAAAACGGTATATACTCGATCTTTTAACTTTGTCCACTGGAATCATAcactttttattatgttttag